In Cervus elaphus chromosome 7, mCerEla1.1, whole genome shotgun sequence, the following proteins share a genomic window:
- the LOC122697669 gene encoding serpin B6-like isoform X3 produces MDALSEANGTFALTLLKKLGEDNSKNVFISPLSISSALAMVLMGARGNTAAQMSQTLSLSTSSGGGEDVHQGFQNLLSEVNRTGTQYLLRTANRLFGEKTYDFLSSFRDACRIFYQAEMEELDFVSTTEESRKHINTWVAEKTEGKIRDLLSANSVDPMTRLVLVNAIYFKGNWAKQFNKQHTVERPFHVSEDVEKPVQMMFMKSTFKMTYIEEISTQILVLPYVGQEINMVILLPSKTTDLNTVEKALTYEKFIAWTKPDVLAEDEVVVFLPRFTLEESYDMEGVLRDLGMTDAFDAALADFTGMSYGLDLHLSKVMHKSFVEVTEEGTEAAAATRAGPVMRCLRIVPQFCADRPFLFFIQHGKTGAILFCGRFCSP; encoded by the exons ATGGATGCGCTGTCAGAAGCAAACGGCACCTTTGCCTTGACCCTTCTGAAAAAGCTGGGTGAAGACAACTCGAAAAATGTGTTTATCTCACCCCTAAGCATCTCCTCTGCCCTGGCCATGGTCCTCATGGGGGCCAGGGGCAACACCGCAGCCCAGATGTCCCAG ACGCTCTCTCTAAGCACGAGCAGTGGCGGAGGTGAAGATGTCCACCAGGGTTTTCAGAACCTTCTCAGCGAAGTTAACAGGACCGGCACCCAGTACTTGCTCAGAACCGCCAACAGGCTCTTTGGAGAGAAGACTTACGATTTCCTCTCG TCTTTCAGAGATGCCTGCCGCATATTCTACCAAGCAGAGATGGAAGAGCTGGACTTTGTCAGCACTACGGAGGAGTCCAGGAAGCACATAAACACCTGGGTAGCCGAAAAGACAGAAG GTAAAATTAGAGACTTGCTCTCTGCAAATTCAGTTGACCCCATGACTCGTCTGGTTCTCGTGAATGCCATCTACTTCAAAGGAAACTGGGCTAAACAGTTTAACAAACAGCACACCGTGGAAAGGCCATTCCATGTCAGCGAG GACGTGGAGAAACCTGTGCAAATGATGTTCATGAAATCCACCTTTAAAATGACCTACATTGAAGAGATAAGCACCCAGATTCTGGTGCTTCCCTATGTCGGCCAAGAAATCAACATGGTCATCCTGCTGCCCAGTAAAACCACTGACTTGAACACG GTGGAGAAGGCCCTGACCTACGAGAAATTCATCGCATGGACGAAGCCGGACGTGCTGGCTGAGGATGAGGTGGTGGTGTTCCTGCCCCGATTCACGCTGGAGGAGAGTTACGACATGGAGGGGGTCCTCCGAGACCTGGGCATGACCGACGCCTTCGACGCGGCCCTGGCCGACTTCACAGGGATGTCATACGGGCTAGATTTGCACCTCTCCAAGGTCATGCACAAGTCCTTCGTGGAGGTCACCGAGGAGGGCACGGAGGCTGCGGCCGCCACGAGGGCTGGGCCCGTGATGCGCTGCCTGCGGATCGTGCCCCAGTTCTGTGCAGACCGGCCCTTCCTCTTCTTCATCCAGCACGGCAAGACTGGGGCCATCCTGTTCTGCGGCCGCTTCTGCTCGCCGTGA